Proteins co-encoded in one Campylobacter ornithocola genomic window:
- a CDS encoding ribonuclease HII — MALVGVDEAGRGALAGDMHMGACKLFKNIDGLADSKKLSAKKREELYRQILMHSEFLILAFSPLQIDTLGLSQCLQLGLKIIKKHFDQDEILYDGNLNYGVLGIKTMIKADMKIQEVSAASILAKVSRDQKMCYFSKLYKNYDFDKHKGYGTKIHIEKIKIFGYSSLHRKSFMLKCFEKSLFD, encoded by the coding sequence GTGGCTTTGGTTGGAGTAGATGAGGCTGGTCGTGGGGCTTTAGCTGGAGATATGCATATGGGTGCTTGTAAGCTTTTTAAAAATATCGATGGTTTGGCTGATTCTAAAAAATTAAGCGCAAAAAAAAGAGAAGAGTTATACAGACAAATTCTTATGCATTCGGAATTTTTAATTCTCGCTTTTTCACCATTGCAAATTGATACCTTAGGACTTAGTCAATGTTTGCAACTAGGCTTAAAGATTATAAAAAAACATTTTGATCAAGATGAGATTTTATATGATGGAAATTTAAATTATGGTGTTTTGGGTATTAAAACAATGATAAAAGCTGATATGAAGATTCAAGAAGTTTCTGCTGCTAGTATATTAGCTAAGGTTAGTCGTGATCAAAAAATGTGTTATTTTTCTAAATTGTATAAAAATTATGATTTTGATAAACACAAAGGCTATGGGACAAAAATTCATATAGAAAAAATCAAAATTTTTGGCTATTCATCTTTACACCGTAAGAGTTTTATGTTAAAGTGTTTTGAGAAAAGTTTATTTGATTAA
- a CDS encoding type II asparaginase, producing the protein MCAAMALSLGAGILEAKPKVAILATGGTIAGSIDSSVATTGYTAGVLGVDALIKAVPQIQDLAVISGDQIANIDSKDMTNEIWLKLAKEVNRLLKSDVDGVVITHGTDTMEETAYFLNLTVKSDKPVVLVGAMRPSTAISADGPKNLYNAVALAANPQAKNKGVMVAMNDRIQSARGVAKTHSLNVNAFSSPDMGDMGYIVDGKAFFYNTNTKSHTKKSPFDVSKLKELPKVDILYSYANDGSGVAAKALFENGTKGIVVAGTGAGSIHDYQKDVLKELLKKGLNVAVSSRVVAGRVAVSDADAKLGFIDTGDMSPQKARVLLMLALTKTSDPKKIQEYFLKY; encoded by the coding sequence ATGTGTGCAGCTATGGCGCTAAGTTTAGGAGCAGGAATTTTGGAAGCAAAACCAAAAGTTGCGATCTTGGCTACAGGTGGAACTATTGCTGGTTCGATTGATAGCTCAGTAGCAACTACAGGCTATACAGCTGGAGTTTTAGGAGTTGATGCTTTGATTAAAGCAGTGCCTCAAATTCAAGATCTAGCAGTAATTAGTGGAGATCAGATCGCAAATATTGATAGCAAAGATATGACAAATGAAATTTGGTTAAAACTTGCTAAAGAAGTTAATAGGCTTTTAAAGTCTGATGTAGATGGAGTGGTAATCACCCATGGTACTGACACTATGGAGGAAACCGCATATTTCCTAAATTTAACAGTAAAAAGCGATAAGCCAGTTGTTTTGGTTGGTGCAATGCGTCCATCAACCGCAATTAGTGCAGATGGTCCTAAAAATCTTTACAATGCTGTTGCATTAGCAGCAAATCCGCAAGCGAAAAACAAAGGTGTAATGGTGGCTATGAATGATAGAATTCAAAGTGCTAGAGGTGTAGCAAAAACTCATAGTTTAAATGTAAATGCATTTAGTTCGCCTGATATGGGTGATATGGGTTATATAGTAGATGGAAAAGCATTTTTCTATAATACTAATACAAAATCACACACCAAAAAATCTCCATTTGATGTTAGCAAGCTAAAAGAATTACCGAAAGTAGATATTCTTTATAGTTATGCAAATGATGGTAGTGGTGTTGCAGCAAAAGCTTTATTTGAAAATGGAACTAAAGGTATAGTTGTAGCTGGAACAGGTGCTGGTAGTATTCATGATTATCAAAAAGATGTATTGAAAGAATTGCTTAAAAAAGGTCTTAATGTAGCTGTAAGCTCACGCGTGGTAGCTGGCAGAGTTGCAGTAAGTGATGCTGATGCAAAACTTGGCTTTATCGATACAGGTGATATGAGTCCTCAAAAAGCAAGAGTGTTATTAATGCTTGCTTTAACTAAAACAAGTGATCCTAAGAAAATTCAAGAATATTTCTTAAAATACTAA
- the secY gene encoding preprotein translocase subunit SecY: protein MNKTLTNKILITLAFLFAYRILAYVPVPGVNVSVIKEFFDSNASNALGLFNMFSGGAAERLSIISLGIMPYITASIIMELLAATFPNIGKMKKERDGMQKYMQIIRYATIAITLIQSIGVSIGLQSLHGKAGQSAIMIDMNTFIALSAISMLAGTMLLMWIGEQITQRGIGNGISLIIFGGIVSTIPGAISGTVNLVNTGEMNFLTIIAILVVILLTIWAIIVVELGERRIPISYSRKVIMQNQNKRIMNYIPIKINLSGVIPPIFASAILMFPSTILQTSTNEYVLKIYDFLNPNGFFFHFLTFLLVIFFAYFYASIVFNAKDIAENLKRQGGFIPGIRPGEGTANYLNEVASRLTLSGSIYLGLVATLPWLIVKLFGVPFYFGGTSVLIVVQVALDTMRKIEAQIYMNKYQTLSAVGL, encoded by the coding sequence ATGAATAAAACATTGACAAATAAAATTCTCATAACATTAGCTTTTTTGTTCGCTTATAGAATACTAGCTTATGTTCCAGTTCCGGGGGTTAATGTCAGTGTTATCAAGGAATTTTTTGATTCTAATGCATCTAACGCATTAGGCTTGTTTAATATGTTTAGTGGAGGTGCTGCTGAAAGACTTAGCATCATCTCTCTAGGCATTATGCCTTATATTACTGCTTCGATTATTATGGAGCTTTTAGCGGCAACTTTTCCTAACATAGGAAAAATGAAAAAAGAACGTGATGGTATGCAAAAATATATGCAAATTATCCGTTATGCTACTATAGCTATCACCTTGATACAAAGTATAGGCGTTTCTATAGGCTTACAAAGTCTTCATGGAAAAGCAGGTCAGTCAGCTATTATGATTGATATGAATACTTTTATCGCACTTTCTGCTATTTCTATGCTCGCAGGCACCATGCTCTTGATGTGGATAGGTGAGCAAATCACTCAACGCGGTATAGGAAATGGTATTTCTTTAATCATCTTTGGTGGTATTGTTTCTACAATTCCAGGTGCAATTAGCGGAACAGTAAATTTGGTAAATACAGGTGAGATGAATTTCTTGACTATCATTGCCATTTTAGTTGTAATCTTACTTACTATTTGGGCTATTATAGTAGTAGAACTTGGAGAAAGAAGAATTCCTATTTCTTACTCAAGAAAAGTAATTATGCAAAATCAAAACAAACGCATTATGAATTATATACCTATTAAAATCAACTTAAGTGGGGTAATTCCTCCTATTTTTGCAAGTGCGATTTTGATGTTTCCAAGTACTATTTTGCAAACAAGTACAAATGAATATGTGTTAAAAATTTATGACTTTTTAAATCCAAACGGATTTTTCTTTCATTTTTTAACATTCTTGCTTGTTATTTTCTTTGCGTATTTTTATGCATCAATTGTGTTTAACGCAAAAGATATAGCTGAAAATCTTAAAAGACAAGGTGGTTTCATACCAGGTATTAGACCAGGTGAAGGAACTGCAAATTATCTTAATGAGGTAGCATCAAGACTTACACTATCAGGTTCTATTTATTTAGGGCTTGTAGCTACATTACCATGGCTTATTGTGAAGTTGTTTGGTGTGCCTTTTTATTTTGGTGGAACTTCTGTTTTGATTGTAGTTCAAGTAGCGCTTGATACAATGAGAAAAATTGAAGCTCAAATTTATATGAATAAATACCAAACTTTAAGTGCAGTAGGCTTATAA
- a CDS encoding DNA-deoxyinosine glycosylase has product MQILTHPFEPFFDENSKILILGSFPSIKSREENFYYQHNKNRFWCIFEILFECELKTVQEQKVFLKENHIALWDIIASCKIKNSDDKTISYVKANDINIILHKANIEKICVLGKVASKYFAKFYPELEFFELPSSSPANMSYSLEKLVEKYAFIKE; this is encoded by the coding sequence ATGCAAATTTTAACACATCCCTTTGAACCCTTTTTTGATGAAAATTCAAAAATTTTGATACTAGGTTCTTTTCCATCTATTAAATCAAGAGAAGAAAATTTTTATTATCAGCATAATAAGAATCGTTTTTGGTGTATTTTTGAAATTTTATTTGAATGTGAGTTGAAAACAGTGCAAGAGCAAAAAGTTTTTCTAAAAGAAAATCATATAGCACTTTGGGATATCATAGCAAGTTGTAAGATAAAAAATTCAGATGATAAAACTATTTCTTATGTCAAGGCAAATGATATAAACATTATTTTGCATAAAGCAAATATAGAAAAAATTTGTGTATTGGGTAAAGTAGCAAGCAAATATTTTGCCAAATTTTATCCAGAGCTAGAATTTTTTGAACTTCCCTCAAGTTCCCCTGCTAATATGAGTTATTCTTTAGAAAAATTAGTAGAAAAATATGCCTTTATAAAGGAATAA
- a CDS encoding ferritin family protein — MKQYESYKCQKCGNEVEVQNVGGGKLSCCGQEMECITKDLTAVNLMKAFAGESMARNKYDLFADIAQEEGWHAIAKHFREAAENEKWHARAEFKAYHELVDGKALEETAKNLICAAEGENYEHTTMYPNFAKIAEDEGKRNIARLFTAIGKVEIEHEREYLALKKMLEEEDFFNSEVEELWVCEVCGHIHRGKKAPNACPLCKAPKEYFKREFLG, encoded by the coding sequence ATGAAACAATATGAAAGTTACAAATGCCAAAAATGTGGTAATGAAGTAGAAGTGCAAAATGTGGGTGGTGGAAAGCTTAGTTGTTGTGGTCAAGAAATGGAATGTATTACCAAAGATTTAACAGCTGTAAATTTAATGAAAGCTTTTGCAGGTGAGTCTATGGCAAGAAATAAATATGATTTATTTGCAGATATTGCCCAAGAAGAAGGTTGGCATGCTATTGCAAAACATTTTAGAGAAGCTGCAGAAAATGAAAAATGGCACGCAAGAGCTGAGTTTAAAGCTTATCATGAATTAGTAGATGGCAAAGCTTTGGAAGAAACTGCTAAAAATTTAATTTGTGCAGCAGAGGGTGAAAATTATGAGCATACTACTATGTATCCAAATTTTGCAAAAATTGCAGAAGATGAGGGAAAAAGAAATATAGCAAGGTTATTTACGGCTATAGGTAAAGTAGAAATTGAGCATGAAAGAGAGTATTTAGCACTTAAGAAAATGCTCGAAGAAGAAGATTTCTTTAACTCAGAAGTAGAAGAATTATGGGTTTGTGAAGTTTGTGGGCATATACACCGTGGTAAAAAAGCACCAAATGCTTGTCCTTTATGCAAAGCTCCAAAAGAATACTTCAAACGTGAATTTTTAGGATAA
- a CDS encoding aromatic amino acid transport family protein, giving the protein MLSLFGTAVGAGILFLPIKAGVGGFWPVVVMALIIFPMVYLSHRALSRFVCQANGNDKDITHAAEEYFGRKVSIFISILYFFAIFPICLAYCVGITNTFESFTYNQFLPLLDPNGSFASAISAMYQTSVNEQGKTVANLLPFYRALFAFVLVSIFMLIMLFSEELITKVCEWLVYPLCAILFLFSLYLIPQWSFESFSAIPGTKEFITIVWLTLPVLVFSFNHSPAISTFSLSVKRQYPENSVQKANQVLFRTSVMLLAFVMFFVVSCVLSLTPAELAEARAQNIPVLSYFANKLDNPFISYGGPLIAFLAISSSFFGHYFGAREGAYGIVRKCCKLAGNENPDLKKIAVYSTLVMYIIMLITAYVNPSILGFIESLGGPIIAAILFLMPMIAIYTVSKMKKFQNKALDAFVFITGVLTIITVIYTF; this is encoded by the coding sequence ATGCTTTCTCTTTTTGGGACTGCAGTTGGTGCTGGAATTTTATTTTTACCTATTAAGGCAGGTGTTGGTGGTTTCTGGCCAGTTGTTGTAATGGCTTTGATTATTTTTCCAATGGTATATTTAAGTCATAGGGCTTTAAGTCGTTTTGTATGCCAAGCAAATGGTAATGATAAAGATATTACTCATGCAGCTGAGGAGTATTTTGGTAGAAAAGTAAGTATTTTTATTTCTATCCTTTATTTCTTTGCAATTTTCCCAATTTGTTTAGCATATTGTGTGGGTATAACTAATACTTTTGAAAGTTTTACTTATAATCAATTCTTACCGCTTTTAGATCCAAACGGTTCTTTTGCAAGTGCAATTAGCGCTATGTATCAAACAAGCGTAAATGAGCAAGGAAAAACTGTAGCTAATTTACTTCCTTTTTATAGAGCACTTTTTGCTTTTGTTTTAGTAAGTATTTTTATGCTTATTATGCTTTTTAGTGAAGAATTGATCACTAAAGTATGCGAATGGCTTGTGTATCCTTTGTGTGCTATTTTATTTTTATTTTCTTTATATCTTATCCCACAATGGTCATTTGAAAGTTTTAGCGCTATTCCTGGAACAAAAGAATTTATCACTATAGTATGGCTAACTTTGCCAGTTTTGGTGTTTTCATTTAATCACTCACCAGCTATTTCTACTTTTTCTTTAAGTGTAAAAAGACAATATCCTGAAAATTCAGTACAAAAAGCAAATCAAGTGTTATTTAGAACTTCAGTAATGTTGCTTGCTTTTGTTATGTTTTTTGTGGTATCTTGCGTGCTTTCTTTAACTCCTGCTGAACTTGCTGAAGCTAGGGCACAAAATATACCTGTACTTTCTTATTTTGCTAATAAACTTGATAATCCATTTATTTCTTATGGCGGTCCATTAATTGCATTTTTAGCAATTTCTAGTTCTTTCTTTGGGCATTATTTTGGTGCTAGAGAGGGTGCTTATGGTATAGTTAGAAAATGTTGCAAATTAGCAGGTAATGAAAATCCTGATTTGAAAAAAATCGCAGTTTATTCAACTTTGGTAATGTATATTATTATGTTAATTACTGCTTATGTAAATCCAAGTATTTTAGGTTTTATTGAAAGTTTAGGTGGCCCAATTATTGCTGCAATCTTATTCTTAATGCCTATGATTGCAATTTACACTGTATCTAAAATGAAAAAATTCCAAAATAAAGCTTTAGATGCTTTTGTGTTTATCACAGGTGTTTTGACAATTATCACTGTAATTTATACCTTTTAA
- the map gene encoding type I methionyl aminopeptidase, whose protein sequence is MIEIKKPVEIEKLRKANELVARTLDYLEGIIVPGMSLKEIDIKAEEFILDHGAKPSFKGLYGFPGSICISLNQACIHGVGDERILKEGDILGLDVGTCIDGYYGDAARTIPIGKISATDEALIACAKDALYYAIDIIKEGMRFKELSYELGEFITKRGFVPLKGYCGHGIGKKPHGEPEIPNYLEPGASAKSGPKIKNGMVFCIEPMVCQKDGTPVHLKGNWEAGSKDGLNAAHYEHCVAIINGKVDILSK, encoded by the coding sequence ATGATAGAAATCAAAAAACCAGTAGAAATAGAAAAACTACGCAAAGCAAATGAGCTTGTAGCTAGAACGCTTGATTATCTAGAGGGTATTATAGTTCCAGGTATGAGCTTAAAAGAAATTGATATTAAAGCAGAAGAATTTATACTTGATCATGGTGCAAAACCATCTTTTAAAGGTTTGTATGGTTTTCCAGGTAGTATTTGTATCTCACTTAATCAAGCTTGTATTCATGGTGTGGGTGATGAGCGTATTTTAAAAGAAGGTGATATTTTAGGGCTTGATGTAGGTACTTGTATAGATGGATATTATGGAGATGCAGCAAGGACAATTCCTATAGGTAAAATTTCAGCTACCGATGAAGCATTGATCGCTTGTGCTAAAGATGCTTTGTATTATGCTATAGATATTATTAAAGAGGGTATGCGTTTTAAAGAGCTTTCGTATGAGCTTGGTGAATTTATTACCAAAAGAGGTTTTGTGCCTTTGAAAGGTTATTGTGGACATGGTATAGGTAAAAAGCCACATGGTGAGCCTGAAATTCCAAACTATCTAGAACCAGGTGCTAGTGCAAAAAGTGGACCTAAAATCAAAAATGGTATGGTATTTTGCATAGAACCTATGGTATGTCAAAAAGATGGCACCCCGGTACATTTAAAAGGTAATTGGGAAGCAGGAAGCAAAGATGGTTTAAATGCAGCTCATTATGAGCATTGTGTTGCTATTATAAATGGCAAGGTAGATATTTTATCTAAGTAA
- a CDS encoding methyl-accepting chemotaxis protein, whose product MTCSNKKTFSFLKQFIALSAVVLILLLTLTLFIFNTYNTTKRNSLVMGSFQKLEILDTKLDEIFKNKLNLQNYDISVALVQDFENTLNILKSNDIDTSKIEMIFQKKNTQLQHFKSANSIAINSKLYLYELQQEIIKQTNKIALNTQEAKQIEYTGDILSIIGTMDILEPLAQNRLQNLVNNLNMKDSQLPHELLDLFNTHCKMIINQIAILKENSQAFLEQELQKEIVSHKNLIAQEINLNNKYNLYTAIGIFLFILAVLVFFILLTLKKVIIPISLLEKLSANLAGEHANLSARLDIDKKSELAISAGYINSFIQIVQNSVLEAIQTANSSHKSSQKLSQNAEILQQSSLLQHEQISNVHEISSVLESHIDLTQNLAKDTIKDMYDMQEVMGEVETTLKELVELILLSGEKEQSVLSAMDMLVQSADSIVEVTTTIKDIADQTNLLALNAAIEAARAGEHGRGFAVVADEVRNLADKTTKSLVAIETTVRTIVQQINDNKSLMDGIHQSMNDTSNKANILQGEVGTSIEKLKTSIHSTKIMEEKSDESKAKMNELEQNIEKVTELANCVKNYSLDLTQISQDVLENASKLSEKLKTFE is encoded by the coding sequence ATGACTTGCTCAAATAAAAAAACTTTTTCTTTTTTAAAACAATTTATTGCTCTATCTGCAGTAGTTTTGATATTACTTTTAACTTTAACGTTGTTTATATTTAATACTTATAATACTACAAAAAGAAATTCTCTTGTTATGGGTTCTTTTCAAAAACTTGAAATTCTAGATACAAAGTTAGATGAAATTTTTAAAAATAAACTTAATCTGCAAAATTATGATATTAGTGTTGCTTTAGTGCAAGATTTTGAAAATACTTTAAATATTTTAAAAAGCAATGATATTGACACATCAAAAATAGAAATGATTTTTCAGAAAAAAAACACACAATTGCAACATTTTAAATCTGCAAATTCTATTGCTATAAACTCTAAACTTTATCTTTATGAACTTCAGCAAGAAATAATCAAACAAACCAACAAAATAGCTTTAAATACGCAAGAAGCTAAACAAATAGAATATACAGGAGATATTTTAAGTATTATAGGAACTATGGATATTTTAGAACCATTAGCACAAAACAGACTGCAAAATTTAGTGAATAATCTTAATATGAAAGATTCACAATTACCACATGAATTATTAGATCTTTTCAACACACACTGTAAAATGATCATTAATCAAATAGCTATTTTAAAAGAAAATTCTCAAGCTTTTTTAGAGCAAGAATTACAAAAAGAAATTGTTTCTCATAAAAATTTAATTGCACAAGAAATTAATCTTAATAACAAATATAATCTTTATACTGCTATAGGAATTTTCTTATTTATCTTAGCTGTATTGGTATTTTTTATACTACTAACATTAAAAAAGGTGATTATACCTATATCTTTGCTAGAAAAATTAAGTGCGAATTTGGCTGGAGAGCATGCAAATCTAAGTGCAAGATTAGATATTGATAAAAAAAGCGAATTAGCTATAAGTGCTGGTTATATCAACTCTTTTATACAAATCGTTCAAAATTCTGTTTTAGAAGCTATACAAACTGCGAATTCAAGCCATAAAAGTTCACAAAAACTTTCTCAAAATGCTGAAATTTTACAGCAAAGTTCTCTTTTGCAACACGAACAAATTTCTAATGTGCATGAAATAAGTTCAGTTTTAGAAAGCCATATAGACTTAACTCAAAATTTAGCCAAAGATACCATAAAAGATATGTATGATATGCAAGAAGTTATGGGAGAAGTTGAAACCACTTTAAAAGAATTAGTTGAACTTATATTACTAAGTGGAGAGAAAGAGCAGAGTGTTTTAAGTGCCATGGATATGCTAGTTCAAAGTGCTGATAGCATTGTAGAGGTTACTACGACTATTAAAGATATAGCGGATCAAACTAACTTACTAGCATTAAATGCTGCTATTGAAGCTGCACGTGCAGGTGAACATGGACGTGGCTTTGCTGTTGTTGCTGATGAGGTTAGAAATTTAGCTGATAAAACTACAAAATCTTTAGTTGCTATAGAAACTACTGTGAGAACCATAGTGCAACAAATCAATGACAATAAAAGTCTGATGGACGGAATTCATCAATCCATGAATGATACTTCCAATAAAGCTAATATTTTACAAGGTGAAGTTGGAACTTCTATAGAAAAACTAAAGACAAGCATTCATTCTACTAAAATTATGGAAGAAAAAAGTGATGAGTCAAAAGCTAAAATGAATGAGCTAGAACAAAACATAGAAAAAGTAACAGAACTTGCAAATTGTGTTAAAAATTACTCGCTTGACCTAACACAAATTTCACAAGATGTCTTAGAAAACGCTTCTAAACTCTCAGAAAAATTAAAAACATTTGAGTAA
- the murI gene encoding glutamate racemase → MRLGVFDSGVGGLSVLKSLLQAKLFKEYIYYGDTARVPYGVKDKETIIKFSLEALEFFKEKKVDMLIIACNTVSAHALEILKANAPFPVLGVIEAGVLAVKNSLEDKNSNILVIATQATVNSHAYKKALIQEGFLKIEEKATGLFVPMVEEGIFQGEFLKAAFKYYFDKLKFHPDALILACTHFPLIAHSLAEYFGKNTRLIHSGEAIALQLQHEFDLISIQEEANIKFYASSDVEKLKKIANLWL, encoded by the coding sequence ATGAGACTAGGTGTATTTGATAGCGGTGTAGGCGGTCTTAGCGTTTTAAAATCTTTACTTCAAGCAAAACTTTTTAAAGAATACATTTATTATGGGGATACTGCAAGGGTGCCTTATGGGGTTAAAGATAAAGAAACTATTATTAAATTTTCCCTAGAAGCTTTAGAATTTTTCAAAGAAAAAAAAGTCGATATGCTTATTATTGCGTGTAATACAGTTAGTGCACATGCTTTAGAAATTTTAAAGGCAAATGCACCATTTCCAGTTCTTGGAGTGATAGAAGCAGGAGTCTTAGCGGTTAAAAATTCCCTAGAAGATAAAAACTCTAATATATTAGTTATCGCAACTCAAGCTACGGTTAATTCTCATGCCTATAAAAAAGCTTTAATACAAGAAGGTTTTTTAAAAATAGAAGAAAAAGCAACAGGACTTTTTGTGCCTATGGTTGAAGAAGGAATTTTTCAAGGAGAGTTTTTAAAAGCCGCTTTTAAGTATTATTTTGACAAGCTTAAATTTCATCCTGATGCATTAATTTTAGCATGCACACATTTTCCTTTAATAGCTCATTCTTTAGCAGAATATTTTGGTAAAAATACAAGACTTATTCATTCAGGTGAGGCTATAGCTTTGCAATTACAGCACGAATTTGACTTAATATCAATACAAGAAGAAGCTAATATTAAATTTTATGCATCAAGTGATGTGGAAAAACTAAAAAAAATTGCAAATTTATGGCTTTAA
- a CDS encoding L-serine ammonia-lyase — MSSNLSIFKVGVGPSSSHTLGPMLAGNMFCEKIKDKITQITKIQIRLYGSLSLTGKGHLSDKAIIWGLSGLRAKELNAALQDRVFNKILQDKILVLNAQKELNFDYDKDLIFEKDFLPLHENGLKVSAYDENGEIIAEEIYYSVGGGFVMSEAELQKHKDGACEQKHTKLELDVNNASDALKICEERSWDLAKLSYEYELQFHTKEEIRAYCLEIWEVMQEVYYNGIHPSSDFLPRNLHLKRRAKGLNERLAMTSDPLGIIDFISLYAIAIAEENASGARVVTAPTNGACAVVPAVMLYLKNHTVGFNDEKAINFLLTAMLIGSFYKKNASISGAEAGCQAEIGSASSMAAGAMATVMGFDAKIACNAAEIAMEHHLGLTCDPVSGLVQIPCIERNAFGAIKAISAARMAMSRKSTPKVSLDEVIKTMYETGKDMNSKYKETSLGGLATNLTSVC, encoded by the coding sequence ATGAGTAGTAACTTAAGTATATTTAAAGTTGGTGTTGGTCCCTCATCTTCTCATACTTTAGGACCAATGCTAGCAGGGAATATGTTTTGTGAAAAGATTAAAGATAAAATCACACAGATTACAAAAATTCAAATCAGACTTTATGGCTCTTTATCGCTTACCGGTAAAGGCCATTTAAGTGATAAGGCTATTATATGGGGTTTGAGTGGCTTAAGAGCAAAAGAACTCAACGCTGCTTTGCAAGATCGTGTGTTTAATAAAATTTTACAAGATAAAATTTTGGTTTTAAATGCTCAAAAAGAATTAAATTTTGATTATGATAAAGATTTGATTTTTGAAAAAGACTTTTTACCTTTACATGAAAATGGGTTAAAAGTAAGCGCTTATGATGAAAATGGAGAAATCATTGCTGAAGAAATTTATTATTCAGTGGGTGGTGGTTTTGTTATGAGTGAAGCTGAGCTTCAAAAACACAAAGATGGGGCTTGTGAGCAAAAACATACTAAATTAGAACTTGATGTTAACAATGCAAGTGATGCTTTAAAAATTTGTGAAGAAAGATCATGGGATCTAGCAAAACTTTCTTATGAATATGAGCTTCAATTTCACACCAAAGAAGAAATTAGAGCTTATTGTTTAGAAATTTGGGAAGTAATGCAAGAGGTTTATTATAATGGTATTCATCCAAGTTCAGATTTTCTTCCAAGAAATTTACACTTAAAGCGCCGTGCTAAAGGACTTAATGAGCGTTTGGCTATGACAAGTGATCCTTTGGGGATTATTGATTTTATTTCTTTGTATGCTATTGCCATTGCAGAGGAAAATGCAAGTGGAGCTAGAGTAGTAACTGCTCCAACTAATGGCGCATGTGCTGTTGTGCCTGCTGTAATGCTTTATCTTAAAAATCATACGGTTGGTTTTAATGATGAAAAGGCTATTAATTTTTTACTAACTGCTATGTTAATAGGTTCTTTTTATAAGAAAAATGCAAGTATAAGTGGTGCTGAAGCCGGCTGTCAAGCTGAAATTGGCAGTGCAAGTTCTATGGCAGCAGGAGCTATGGCTACTGTAATGGGTTTTGATGCAAAAATAGCTTGCAATGCTGCAGAAATTGCAATGGAACATCATTTAGGCTTAACTTGTGATCCAGTAAGTGGTTTAGTACAAATTCCTTGCATAGAAAGAAATGCTTTTGGTGCGATTAAAGCAATTTCAGCTGCTAGAATGGCAATGAGTAGAAAATCAACTCCAAAAGTAAGTCTTGATGAGGTTATAAAAACCATGTATGAAACAGGCAAAGATATGAACTCAAAATACAAGGAAACTTCTTTAGGTGGCTTAGCTACTAATCTTACAAGTGTATGTTAA